One region of Arcobacter sp. CECT 8983 genomic DNA includes:
- the dgt gene encoding dGTPase, with the protein MIDYRKKLTLHREFYPLDDINVSFESDRGRIISSPALRRLQKRTQVFALELNASIRTRLTHSLEVSQNARFIANIILQKLKEKDSLDKYGLQKMENVFVSVSEMTSLLHDIGNPPFGHFAEQTINEWIKKNLVTILNDFKTSSDDVVELKEMIQRDICDYDGNAQAIRVITKLQRLNLSYTQILSVLKYTRGAYEKRDKTDSLNYLKKKPGFYYSEKDFVENLQNILEVKKGHRFPITYIMEAADDISYLTADLEDSVEKGILSFKKVYNIIKEECENKDEKFLLKIITKYYEKSQSDDEPYQFNMFFTLMRAELVKKLVFHVSQVFVDNHKSIFEGNFNSALLEYDKNSEYFKAVEILQDISMKYIYQNKEVQTLELKGYRIINTLLDIYKPLLELSSEDFLKLTKDKKIDCFISMRLIKRLSSKQIVAYRKDIDMLDKENIEKYEILEWYYRVRLLVDFLTGMTDDYALEEYKELTALKY; encoded by the coding sequence ATGATAGATTATAGAAAAAAACTTACATTACATAGAGAATTTTATCCTCTTGATGATATAAATGTTTCATTTGAAAGTGATAGAGGCAGAATTATCTCCTCTCCTGCTTTAAGAAGACTACAAAAGCGTACACAAGTTTTTGCTTTAGAATTAAATGCTTCTATTAGAACAAGACTTACTCATTCTTTAGAAGTTTCTCAAAATGCAAGATTTATAGCAAATATAATACTTCAAAAGTTAAAAGAAAAAGATAGTCTAGATAAATATGGTTTACAAAAGATGGAAAATGTATTTGTCTCAGTATCAGAGATGACGAGTCTTTTACATGATATTGGAAATCCTCCTTTTGGACATTTTGCAGAACAAACAATTAATGAATGGATAAAGAAAAATTTAGTAACTATTTTAAATGATTTTAAAACAAGTAGTGATGATGTTGTTGAATTAAAAGAGATGATTCAAAGAGATATTTGTGATTATGATGGCAATGCACAAGCAATAAGAGTTATAACTAAGCTCCAAAGACTTAATCTGTCATATACACAAATTTTATCAGTGTTAAAGTACACAAGAGGTGCTTATGAAAAAAGAGATAAAACTGATTCTTTAAATTATTTAAAAAAGAAGCCAGGATTTTATTATAGTGAAAAAGATTTTGTTGAGAATTTACAAAATATTTTGGAAGTAAAAAAAGGACATAGATTTCCTATAACTTATATTATGGAAGCTGCTGATGATATATCTTATTTAACAGCTGATTTAGAGGATTCTGTAGAAAAAGGTATTCTTTCCTTTAAAAAAGTTTATAACATCATAAAAGAAGAGTGTGAAAATAAAGATGAAAAATTTTTATTAAAAATAATAACGAAGTATTATGAAAAATCACAAAGTGATGATGAACCTTATCAGTTTAATATGTTTTTTACTCTTATGCGAGCTGAACTTGTAAAAAAACTTGTATTTCATGTATCGCAAGTATTTGTTGACAATCATAAGTCGATATTTGAAGGAAATTTCAACAGTGCACTTTTAGAATATGATAAAAATAGTGAATATTTTAAAGCAGTAGAGATACTACAAGATATATCTATGAAATATATATATCAAAATAAAGAAGTACAAACTTTAGAATTAAAAGGATATAGAATTATAAATACCCTTTTAGATATTTATAAACCATTGTTAGAACTTTCATCAGAAGATTTTTTAAAATTAACAAAAGATAAAAAAATTGATTGTTTTATTTCAATGCGTCTAATTAAAAGACTCTCTTCTAAACAAATTGTAGCATATAGAAAAGACATAGATATGCTTGACAAAGAAAACATTGAAAAGTATGAAATACTAGAATGGTATTATAGAGTTAGATTACTTGTAGATTTTCTTACTGGTATGACAGATGATTATGCCTTAGAAGAATACAAAGAACTAACTGCTTTAAAATACTAA
- a CDS encoding ChaB family protein, which produces MPYKSINELPKQVKDNLPKHAQEIYKEAYNSAWDEYKESKDRKGDVSREEISHKVAWSAVKNVYEKNDKDNWVKK; this is translated from the coding sequence ATGCCATATAAAAGTATTAATGAATTACCAAAACAAGTAAAAGACAATCTACCAAAACATGCTCAAGAAATTTATAAAGAAGCATATAATAGTGCTTGGGATGAATACAAAGAATCTAAAGATAGAAAAGGTGATGTTTCAAGAGAAGAGATTTCTCATAAAGTTGCTTGGTCTGCTGTGAAAAATGTTTATGAAAAAAATGACAAAGATAATTGGGTAAAAAAATAA
- a CDS encoding DUF1328 domain-containing protein — translation MLSWSLTFFILAIIAGVLGFSGIAGAAANIAQILFFIFLVLLIVSAISNAIRGKRP, via the coding sequence ATGTTATCATGGTCTTTAACTTTTTTTATACTTGCGATAATTGCAGGGGTTTTAGGATTTTCAGGTATTGCAGGTGCTGCTGCAAATATTGCACAAATATTATTCTTTATATTTTTAGTACTTTTAATAGTGTCAGCAATTTCAAATGCAATTAGAGGTAAACGTCCTTAG
- a CDS encoding methyl-accepting chemotaxis protein → MSIKGKIIGAFTILVIITMLSSVYIAYNINKIKINVNNLTHKDYAGIDYLLEGDRDSYQSNVALSQMINLGLIYLLEADRDSYQSNMDLSQVLSIEDQDKSKELIDDALKNLDQVKQRFEKFKNLLKKELPQLTDEFGKFDILFTKVEKDTNELLSLIKGGKFKEAKIYYFESYLDDYNKMRDKMDFFTGETYKVINNNQVGTDGAIKTSFSAFVIMSIINIIIAIIFTFYLSRTIKNGISKFRDGLLGFFSYLNKESNDVKLLDTSSKDEIAQLAVIVNKNIENTKSLLEEDLILLEDVKKVVAQVKEGNIKEKIVKDTHNQSLEELKTIFNDMLDSIAKTVADDLNAIKKALKEYQKLNFRFRIENSKGDTVEGLNTLAEIINEMLVTNKSNGLTLQNSAYTLLQNVDKLSSSSNEAAASLEETAAALEEVTSNISHNTENVVKMAQNANELKKSSTEGEKLATQTTNAMDSINEQVTAINDAISVIDQIAFQTNILSLNAAVEAATAGEAGKGFAVVAQEVRNLASRSAEAAKEIKDLVETATVKANDGKNIADIMIKGYVGLNGNISTTLELIADVEVASKEQKSGIVQINDAINLLDRQTQQNASVANETKEIANQTQSIADEIVKDANEKEFEGKNSVKAREDIDIKTTNKQPTEEKKQKPKLETNNNSNTKNKEIKPNKKDDSDEWESF, encoded by the coding sequence ATGAGTATCAAAGGTAAAATCATTGGTGCATTTACAATACTTGTAATTATCACTATGTTATCGAGTGTTTATATTGCTTATAATATAAACAAGATTAAAATAAATGTTAATAATCTAACTCATAAAGATTATGCAGGTATTGATTACTTACTAGAGGGTGATAGAGACTCATATCAATCAAATGTAGCTTTATCTCAAATGATTAATTTAGGTTTGATTTATTTACTTGAAGCTGATAGGGATTCATACCAGTCAAATATGGATTTATCACAAGTTTTAAGTATAGAAGATCAAGATAAATCAAAAGAATTAATCGATGATGCTTTGAAAAACTTAGACCAAGTAAAGCAAAGATTTGAAAAGTTTAAAAATCTTTTAAAAAAAGAACTTCCTCAATTAACTGATGAATTTGGCAAATTTGATATATTATTTACAAAAGTAGAAAAAGATACAAATGAATTATTGTCTTTAATAAAAGGTGGAAAATTTAAAGAAGCAAAAATATACTATTTTGAATCTTATTTAGATGATTACAATAAAATGAGAGATAAAATGGATTTCTTTACTGGTGAAACTTATAAGGTTATAAATAATAATCAAGTTGGTACAGATGGAGCAATTAAAACATCTTTTTCTGCCTTTGTAATTATGTCTATTATAAATATAATAATAGCAATAATTTTTACTTTCTATTTAAGTAGAACAATTAAAAATGGGATCTCTAAATTTAGAGATGGTTTATTAGGTTTCTTCTCTTATTTAAATAAAGAAAGTAATGATGTAAAACTATTAGACACAAGTTCTAAAGATGAAATTGCCCAACTTGCAGTAATAGTAAATAAAAACATAGAAAATACAAAATCCTTACTGGAAGAGGATTTAATACTATTAGAGGATGTAAAAAAAGTTGTAGCACAAGTCAAAGAAGGAAATATAAAAGAAAAAATAGTTAAAGATACACATAACCAGAGTTTAGAAGAACTTAAAACTATTTTTAATGATATGTTAGACTCTATAGCAAAAACAGTTGCAGATGATTTAAATGCAATAAAAAAAGCATTAAAAGAGTATCAAAAATTAAATTTCAGATTTAGAATAGAAAATTCAAAAGGTGACACAGTAGAAGGATTAAATACTCTTGCTGAGATTATAAATGAAATGCTTGTTACTAACAAATCAAATGGTTTGACTCTACAAAATAGTGCATATACTCTTTTACAAAATGTTGATAAATTAAGTAGTTCATCAAATGAAGCAGCAGCAAGTTTAGAAGAAACAGCAGCAGCATTAGAAGAGGTTACCTCAAATATTTCACACAATACTGAAAATGTAGTAAAAATGGCACAAAATGCAAATGAACTTAAAAAATCATCTACAGAAGGTGAAAAACTTGCTACTCAAACTACTAATGCTATGGATAGTATTAATGAACAAGTGACTGCTATTAATGATGCTATTTCAGTCATAGACCAAATAGCTTTCCAAACAAATATACTTTCACTAAATGCAGCAGTTGAAGCGGCCACTGCTGGTGAAGCTGGTAAAGGTTTTGCAGTTGTTGCTCAAGAGGTTAGAAACCTTGCTTCAAGATCTGCTGAAGCTGCAAAAGAGATTAAAGATTTAGTTGAAACTGCAACTGTAAAAGCTAATGATGGTAAAAATATTGCTGATATTATGATTAAAGGTTATGTAGGTCTTAATGGAAATATTAGTACTACTTTAGAGTTAATTGCTGATGTTGAGGTTGCTAGTAAAGAACAAAAATCTGGTATTGTTCAGATTAATGATGCTATTAATCTTCTTGACCGACAAACTCAACAAAATGCTTCTGTTGCTAATGAAACTAAAGAAATAGCAAATCAAACTCAATCAATAGCAGATGAGATTGTAAAAGACGCAAATGAAAAAGAGTTTGAAGGCAAAAATAGTGTTAAAGCTAGAGAAGATATAGATATAAAAACTACAAATAAACAACCAACTGAAGAGAAAAAACAAAAACCTAAATTAGAAACAAATAATAATAGCAATACGAAGAATAAAGAAATAAAGCCTAATAAAAAAGATGATTCAGATGAGTGGGAAAGTTTCTAA
- a CDS encoding 3'-5' exonuclease: protein MIILDFETNTMNSQDVIEAAAVKLEFVDGDFKVTDKFHRYYLSRYPVNPYSYEIHRLTPEKIIAHRNGASYSSFFNEDEEFIEFCSSAKTLIAHNINFELRHLDKLVKFENHFCTMKENKHIVKALNKKGNIKNPKLDETCVFYGIDFDPLSYHSATYDVSKTYEILRCMKKTFI, encoded by the coding sequence ATGATTATATTAGATTTTGAAACAAATACAATGAATTCCCAAGATGTTATTGAAGCCGCTGCTGTTAAGTTAGAGTTTGTAGATGGTGATTTTAAGGTAACAGATAAATTTCATAGATATTATCTTTCACGATATCCTGTAAATCCTTATTCTTATGAAATTCATAGACTTACACCTGAAAAAATTATTGCCCATCGAAATGGCGCTAGTTATAGTTCATTTTTCAATGAAGACGAAGAATTTATCGAATTTTGTAGTAGTGCAAAAACTTTGATTGCCCATAATATAAATTTTGAACTTAGACATCTTGATAAGCTTGTAAAGTTTGAAAATCATTTTTGTACAATGAAAGAAAATAAACATATAGTTAAAGCTTTAAATAAAAAGGGGAATATTAAAAATCCAAAGTTAGATGAGACTTGTGTTTTTTATGGAATAGATTTTGACCCTCTTTCATATCATAGTGCCACTTATGATGTAAGTAAAACATATGAAATATTAAGATGTATGAAAAAAACTTTTATATAA
- a CDS encoding TRAP transporter small permease, producing the protein MAIFNIISKIIGWINQSIAVIGITGGVAVSFFNVVARYVFDASLTWASELSVFLFLWSVFFAAAYCFKKDAHIAVTIVLDVMPTRIAKVMLLISHVVTLIFLITVSFYGYKYLLLVIDLDERSIDLWNMPMWIVYLVIPISFALAAYRVLERLYVIAITSHEKILKESEAEHVLAEMGIGAHRNKDNENIQELNKMVKEVEKKTGGML; encoded by the coding sequence ATGGCTATATTTAATATTATAAGTAAAATAATTGGTTGGATAAATCAATCAATCGCAGTGATAGGTATCACTGGTGGTGTTGCTGTATCATTTTTTAATGTTGTTGCAAGATATGTATTTGATGCTTCATTAACTTGGGCATCAGAATTAAGTGTATTCTTATTCTTATGGAGTGTATTTTTTGCTGCAGCTTATTGTTTCAAAAAAGATGCACATATTGCTGTAACTATTGTTTTAGATGTTATGCCAACAAGAATTGCTAAAGTTATGTTACTAATTTCTCATGTAGTAACTCTTATTTTCTTAATAACAGTTTCTTTTTATGGTTATAAATATTTATTATTAGTTATTGACTTAGATGAAAGATCAATTGACCTTTGGAATATGCCAATGTGGATTGTATATTTAGTTATTCCTATTTCTTTTGCACTTGCAGCATATAGAGTATTAGAAAGACTTTATGTAATTGCTATAACAAGTCATGAAAAGATTTTAAAAGAGAGTGAAGCTGAACATGTATTAGCTGAAATGGGAATTGGTGCACATAGAAATAAAGATAATGAAAACATACAAGAGTTAAATAAAATGGTTAAAGAAGTAGAAAAGAAAACAGGAGGAATGCTATAA
- a CDS encoding DUF883 domain-containing protein, producing MATQEVTKLKEEIEVLKADIKELSSTLKEVTSAKVNKSASKLDVFEDLSMDELKAKLYELKTKGLDEVGEIETKIKNDPFKSVAITFGLGFLAAWLAKK from the coding sequence ATGGCAACACAAGAAGTAACAAAACTAAAAGAAGAAATTGAAGTTTTAAAGGCTGACATAAAAGAATTGTCTTCTACTTTAAAAGAGGTAACTTCTGCAAAAGTGAATAAAAGTGCGAGTAAACTTGATGTTTTTGAAGATTTATCAATGGATGAATTAAAAGCAAAACTATATGAGTTAAAAACAAAAGGCTTAGATGAAGTTGGAGAGATTGAAACTAAGATTAAAAATGATCCTTTTAAAAGTGTTGCAATTACATTTGGTTTAGGATTTCTGGCAGCTTGGTTAGCTAAGAAATAA
- a CDS encoding bifunctional 2-polyprenyl-6-hydroxyphenol methylase/3-demethylubiquinol 3-O-methyltransferase UbiG, with product MDYLSINKQTWNKRTKIHIDSQFYDVESFKKGKCSLNKIELEQLGNVEEKTLLHLQCHFGLDSLSWARLGADVTGVDLSSDSIEYAKSLNSSLGLKANFIESDIFQFGLENTKKYDIVFTSYGVLCWLPNLKDWAETIAKSLKVGGEFHLVEFHTFNDLLSGYSYFSKDKPDIEEEGTYTENCDGSKSKIVTWSHSVSEVINSLIKAGLSIDSFNEYPFSPYNCFENMEFVEDKGYQVLYKGQQVPLIYSIKAIKK from the coding sequence ATGGATTATTTGAGTATAAATAAACAAACTTGGAATAAAAGAACAAAAATTCATATTGATTCACAGTTTTATGATGTTGAGTCATTTAAAAAGGGTAAATGTTCTTTAAATAAGATAGAGTTAGAACAATTAGGAAATGTAGAAGAAAAAACTTTATTGCATTTACAGTGTCATTTTGGTTTAGATAGTTTGTCTTGGGCTCGCTTAGGTGCTGATGTAACTGGAGTAGATTTATCTTCAGACTCTATTGAGTATGCAAAATCTTTAAATTCATCTTTAGGTTTAAAAGCAAACTTTATTGAAAGTGATATATTTCAATTTGGTCTTGAAAATACTAAAAAATATGATATCGTATTTACTTCTTATGGTGTATTGTGTTGGCTACCAAATCTAAAAGATTGGGCAGAAACAATTGCTAAGTCATTAAAAGTAGGTGGAGAGTTTCATTTAGTAGAGTTTCATACCTTCAATGATTTGTTATCAGGTTATTCTTATTTTTCTAAGGATAAACCAGATATTGAAGAAGAGGGTACTTATACTGAAAATTGTGATGGTTCTAAATCTAAAATTGTCACTTGGTCTCATAGTGTAAGTGAAGTAATAAACTCTTTAATTAAAGCTGGTTTGAGTATTGATTCTTTTAATGAATATCCTTTTAGTCCTTATAATTGTTTTGAAAACATGGAGTTTGTAGAAGATAAAGGTTATCAAGTCTTATATAAAGGTCAGCAAGTTCCTTTAATATACTCAATAAAAGCAATAAAGAAATAA
- a CDS encoding TRAP transporter large permease has translation MSVAVLFGIFFFLVIIGAPIAICLGAATFVTLVLFTPISPIEISAMMFEKVEHYSLMAIPMFIFAGNLLSKGSAAQRIIEFAKSIVGHLPGGLPISAIFASIIFAAVSGSSPATVVAIGSIMFGAIMQAGYPKRYAVGTIATAGSLGILIPPSIVLIVYGVTAEVSIGKLFMAGVVPGIMLGIMMMVVTYIGARRLGFEKVEPKPFKERLRRMKEASWGLMTIVIVIGGIYGGIFTPTEAAAVACAWAFIVSVFIYKDIKISKIYITALESAKTTAMIMFIIANAMLFAHFLTIENIPQAITEALVQANVNKYMFLVAVNLLLILAGSFMEPSAIIMIMVPLLLPVAVALGIDPIHFGIIITVNMELGMVSPPVGLNLFVTSGLTGMSIKDVIVAAFPWTMTILAGLILVTYIPQITLFLPNLMYGG, from the coding sequence ATGAGTGTTGCTGTATTATTTGGTATATTTTTCTTCCTAGTTATTATTGGTGCACCTATTGCAATTTGTTTAGGGGCTGCAACTTTTGTTACATTAGTACTATTTACGCCTATTTCTCCTATTGAAATTTCGGCAATGATGTTTGAAAAAGTTGAACACTATTCGTTAATGGCTATTCCAATGTTTATTTTTGCTGGTAACTTACTTTCAAAAGGAAGTGCGGCACAAAGAATTATTGAGTTTGCTAAATCAATTGTTGGACACCTACCTGGTGGTTTACCAATCTCTGCTATTTTTGCATCTATTATTTTTGCAGCAGTATCTGGTTCATCTCCTGCAACTGTTGTTGCTATTGGTTCTATTATGTTTGGAGCTATTATGCAAGCTGGTTATCCAAAGAGATATGCAGTTGGTACAATTGCAACAGCTGGTTCTTTAGGTATTCTTATTCCACCATCAATTGTACTTATCGTATATGGTGTAACAGCAGAAGTTTCAATTGGTAAACTATTTATGGCAGGTGTTGTTCCTGGTATCATGCTTGGTATTATGATGATGGTTGTTACATATATTGGTGCTAGAAGATTAGGTTTTGAAAAAGTTGAACCTAAACCATTTAAAGAAAGATTACGAAGAATGAAAGAGGCTTCATGGGGCCTTATGACAATTGTTATTGTAATCGGTGGTATTTATGGTGGTATCTTTACTCCAACTGAAGCAGCAGCTGTAGCTTGTGCTTGGGCATTTATTGTTTCTGTATTTATTTACAAAGATATTAAGATCTCAAAAATATATATCACAGCTTTAGAATCTGCAAAAACTACTGCAATGATTATGTTTATTATTGCAAATGCAATGTTATTTGCTCACTTCTTAACAATTGAGAATATTCCTCAAGCTATTACTGAAGCATTAGTTCAAGCAAATGTAAACAAATACATGTTCTTAGTTGCGGTTAACTTACTTCTAATTTTAGCTGGTTCATTTATGGAGCCATCAGCTATTATTATGATTATGGTACCTTTATTACTTCCTGTTGCTGTTGCACTTGGAATTGACCCAATTCACTTTGGTATCATTATTACAGTTAATATGGAGCTTGGAATGGTATCCCCACCTGTTGGACTGAATCTATTCGTAACATCTGGTCTTACTGGTATGAGTATCAAAGATGTTATTGTAGCGGCATTCCCTTGGACAATGACGATTTTAGCAGGGTTAATATTAGTAACTTATATCCCTCAAATTACATTATTCTTACCAAACTTAATGTATGGTGGATGA
- the garR gene encoding 2-hydroxy-3-oxopropionate reductase — translation MKIGFIGLGIMGKPMAKNLLKAGYELVVTNRSKSSLEELVSAGAIDANSAKEVAQSCDVIITMLPNSPQVKEVVLGKDGVIDGIKADSIVIDMSSIAPLTSQEISQELAKKDVEFLDAPVSGGEPKAIDGTLSVMVGGKKEIFDKCYDILMAMAGSVVYTGKVGAGNTTKLANQIIVALNIAAMCEALVLATKAGVEPELVYEAIRGGLAGSTVLDAKAPLVMDRKFDPGFKINLHIKDLQNALDTAHEIGAPVHLTASVMEIMQAMKAEGEDHLDHGALIKYYERLAKVEVKR, via the coding sequence ATGAAAATTGGATTTATAGGACTAGGAATCATGGGAAAACCTATGGCAAAAAATCTATTAAAAGCAGGCTATGAATTAGTTGTTACAAATAGAAGTAAATCTTCTCTTGAAGAGTTAGTATCAGCTGGTGCAATTGATGCTAATAGTGCTAAAGAAGTTGCTCAATCTTGTGATGTTATTATTACTATGCTTCCAAATTCTCCACAGGTTAAAGAAGTGGTTTTAGGTAAAGATGGCGTGATAGATGGCATAAAAGCTGATAGTATTGTTATAGATATGAGTTCTATTGCGCCATTGACTTCTCAAGAAATATCACAAGAATTAGCAAAAAAAGATGTAGAGTTTCTAGATGCTCCTGTAAGTGGTGGTGAACCAAAAGCTATTGATGGAACACTTTCTGTTATGGTTGGTGGAAAAAAAGAGATATTTGACAAGTGTTACGATATTTTGATGGCTATGGCTGGCTCGGTTGTTTATACAGGAAAAGTTGGAGCAGGAAATACTACAAAACTTGCAAATCAAATTATCGTTGCACTTAATATTGCTGCTATGTGTGAAGCTTTAGTTTTAGCTACAAAAGCTGGAGTAGAGCCAGAATTAGTTTATGAAGCAATTAGAGGAGGACTAGCAGGAAGTACTGTATTAGATGCAAAGGCTCCTTTAGTTATGGATAGGAAATTTGATCCAGGATTTAAAATAAACTTACATATAAAAGATTTACAAAATGCACTAGACACTGCTCATGAGATTGGAGCACCTGTTCATCTTACAGCTAGTGTTATGGAAATTATGCAAGCTATGAAAGCTGAAGGGGAAGACCATTTAGATCATGGAGCTTTGATAAAATATTATGAAAGATTAGCAAAAGTTGAAGTTAAAAGATAA
- a CDS encoding AI-2E family transporter, giving the protein MDQKKHNKFQQAFILLLLFTVLMGFIGMILQFLIALVLAAIFAGLLYPFYKKTLLYLKDKSVLAASTVLVVTILAVGLPLTALTGMVTSEAIQFSEKTTPLVKEILDEKISLKEQLPSWLPLQDKFGSINETLLKKASDATSAVGSWLVSSLSSATKGTAGFLMSLFIMLYAMFYFLINGQKLLDSFSSLVPLSKNDYEELMSRGLMVTKASLKGIVIIGFIQGLLVSLSFWLIGLNGPVFWGTVVFLLSAIPGLGAPIVWVPAVIYLMITGSMAWAIALAIWGIAVVGLVDNLLRPWIVGNDAKLPDLVILVSILGGIITFGPVGIILGPVVAALLDTVLNIYKKSFK; this is encoded by the coding sequence GTGGACCAAAAAAAACACAATAAATTTCAACAAGCATTTATATTATTATTATTGTTTACAGTTCTTATGGGTTTTATAGGAATGATTCTGCAGTTCTTAATAGCTCTTGTGCTTGCAGCAATCTTTGCAGGATTATTATATCCTTTTTATAAAAAGACTCTTCTATACCTAAAAGACAAATCTGTTTTGGCCGCTTCAACTGTATTAGTAGTAACAATTTTAGCTGTAGGTTTACCACTAACTGCACTTACAGGAATGGTAACAAGTGAAGCTATACAATTTAGTGAAAAAACAACTCCCCTAGTAAAAGAGATTTTAGATGAAAAAATATCATTAAAAGAACAATTACCTAGTTGGTTACCCCTTCAAGATAAGTTTGGTTCTATAAATGAAACCCTACTTAAAAAAGCTTCTGATGCAACAAGTGCAGTTGGAAGTTGGTTGGTATCAAGTTTATCTAGTGCTACAAAAGGAACTGCTGGGTTTCTTATGAGTTTATTTATTATGCTTTATGCAATGTTTTATTTTTTGATAAATGGACAAAAACTACTAGACTCTTTTTCTTCTTTAGTACCTCTTTCAAAAAATGATTATGAAGAACTTATGAGTCGTGGTCTTATGGTAACAAAAGCATCCCTTAAAGGTATTGTTATTATTGGATTCATTCAGGGACTATTAGTTTCTTTAAGTTTTTGGCTTATCGGACTTAATGGACCAGTATTTTGGGGTACAGTAGTTTTTCTTCTTTCTGCTATTCCTGGATTAGGAGCACCTATAGTTTGGGTTCCAGCAGTAATATATCTTATGATTACAGGAAGTATGGCTTGGGCAATTGCTCTTGCCATATGGGGGATTGCAGTAGTAGGATTAGTAGATAATCTTTTAAGACCATGGATTGTTGGAAATGATGCAAAACTACCTGACCTTGTGATACTTGTATCAATACTAGGAGGAATAATAACTTTTGGTCCAGTAGGTATTATTTTAGGTCCAGTAGTTGCTGCACTATTAGATACTGTATTGAATATCTACAAAAAAAGTTTTAAATAA
- a CDS encoding coiled coil domain-containing protein, which translates to MGMKKEYERKLQAQLDEWSAEIDKLKAKAEGEKADKKIEYYEQIDTLKSMQANAEVKLSELKNASDNAWEDLKAGVDSAWESLGEALDSAKSRF; encoded by the coding sequence ATGGGTATGAAAAAAGAATATGAGAGAAAACTACAAGCACAATTAGATGAATGGAGTGCTGAAATAGATAAGCTTAAAGCTAAAGCAGAAGGTGAAAAAGCTGACAAAAAAATTGAGTATTATGAGCAAATTGATACATTAAAATCAATGCAAGCAAATGCAGAAGTAAAACTTTCTGAACTAAAAAATGCTAGTGATAATGCATGGGAAGATTTAAAAGCAGGAGTTGATAGTGCTTGGGAATCTCTGGGAGAGGCTTTAGATTCTGCCAAATCAAGATTTTAA